The region AAAGGTAGGGGTAAAGAACGAAGTACCGCCTTTCGTGGTTTTTCAGGATCCCTCGCTGGAAGATATGGCTATAAAATACCCGGTGAATATTGAAGAACTTACTAATATTTATGGGGTAGGGGAAAATAAAGCCAAAAAGTTTGGGAAGGAGTTTGTTGAACTTATTCAGCGTTATGTAGATGAAAATGAAATTATAAGGCCAGACGATCTGGTCGTGAAATCTACAGGTGCAAATTCGGCTTTAAAATTATATATAATCCAGAATGTAGACCGAAAATTACCTTTAGATGATATTGCTTCTGCTAAGGGAATGGAGATGAAAGAATTCATTAAGGAAATGGAAGCGATTGTTTACAGCGGAACCAAACTGAATATAAATTACTGGATAGACGATGTTTTAGACGAAGACCAACAGGAAGAAATTCACGAATATTTCCTGGAAGCTGAAACAGATAAAATTGATGAGGCTATTCAGGAATTTGACGGCGATTATGACGATGAAGAACTTAGGTTATACCGTATCAAATTTATAAGTGAAGTAGCGAATTAAGTTTTAGAAGTTTGAGGTGAAGAATAATGGTTTCCGTCAAGCTGAACTGGTTTCAGCTTCTAACATGTTTTATTAAATACATCTTAGATCCTGAAACCAGTTCAGGATGACGTTTAAAACAGGTTTTTTCGGCTGATAGTGAAATGTTACGATTTTAGATTTTTTTCCGTCTCTCCAACTTAGAAAATTATCGACCTCCTGCAGCTTGTAAGTCTCTAATGCAGTGCATTCCTAATTGTGGAACCCGGCCTCCTTCAATTTCATCAATAATTCCGCTTCCAAATTCTATAGAAGCTCTCATGAGACAATCGGGAACATTGCAGTGCCCTTCGTTATCATCATCTTTATGATCAGATTGTGGCTCGGTGCCAATATCTACCAGGCCAAATAAATGCCCAAATTCGTGGTTCAAAACTGCGGCTTCAATATCACTTTCAGTAGGCGCATTAGGTCGTGAAGCAAAATCTTCAATAGTTCCGCCGAAAATAACCATAGAGGTATTTCTAAATGCTGAACCCAGGGTGAATTTATTTTCTTCGTCTTTTTCGCTTTTTCCGTCAGCAAAATAAATATAGACAGCAATTTCATCGCCCTCGTTATAAAGGGTACGGGTTTCTTTTTCTATTTCCACAATTTCTTCTATAGAAAAAGGTGCTTTTCCTGAAGAAGAAACCGCTCTTAAGCTAATATTGATACCGTTGGGTTTAAAAGTGCGCTCTTCAAGAAATTTTTTGAAATTTGCCAGGGCTGCTTCGTTAGGAGCAAATCCGTTTACGTAAACAATTTCAATATTCATAGAAGTGAATTCAGCATCGCTTAAAAGATGTGGAGCTGAATCGCCCAGGCCTTGCAAATTGGCTGTTTTATCTATTCCCGCAATTCCGTCATCATCATTTTCATCTGAATCTGAAGAACAGGAAAAACTAAACATAGTAATTAAAAGAAGTAGAAGACGGTATTTATATTTAAACATTGAAAAGCATTTTTTGTAAAAATATAAATTTATTGTTTTAAAGCTTGTAGTTCAGCTAAATAATCGTAGTGCTCTCCCTCTTTTATACGTTTACAACTGAAATTATTAGTTTCAGCAGCAAATTTAAGGGTTTGAAAATCTATATAAAGCCAGTCAAAATAATCGGAACTCTCTCCTTTATAACTCACTTTAAATTCCAGTTCACCGTAATATGCGGCTTCAGAGTCTACCCAAATTCCGCCATCTTCATCGCGATCAAATAAATAGCTTAGATCGGAAGAATCCAGGAGTATTTTTCCGCCGGGGTTTAGAAGTTCTTTAGCTTTTTTAAAAAATTTGTCAAGGTTTTTAAGTTTTCCAATAATTCCACTACCATTCATTAACATTAGGATCGTGTCGAATTTTTCGTCTTTTAATTCGAAAAAATTAATGTTTCGAGCATCCTTAATTCCGCGTAGCCGGGAAATTTCTGCAGCACCTTTAGAAGTATCAATAGCGGTAACTTCCAGTTTTTTTTCTTGCTGAAGATAAAGGGAATGACTGCCCGCGCCGCAGCCAACATCTAAAACCCGGCCTGTAGCAAGTTGCAAAGCTTTTTGCTCTAAAGGAGGCATTTCAGGATAATTTCGGAACAAATAATTGATAGGAATTACATCGTCATCAAAATCGGGGGAATGCACCTGGATATCGGTAGTGTTCTTTTCGTGGTAGTAAGCTGAAATCGCTTTTCCAAAAATGTCTTTTACTGAAGTTTGCTGATTCATTAACGCGGTGTAGGTTGGTTTTATATCTTTGCTAAATGGAAGAAATTCTGAAAAATCTCCCTGAAAAGGCCAAAGATAAGCATAAGGAAAATAAAAAGTTTTTTGCGAAGCTAAGAAAAAAGCCGCCTAAGGACCTGGATAGGCAAATGCAGGAAATGCACGAAGAAGAATTTTCCAGAACCAATTGCCTGGATTGTGCAAATTGCTGTAAAACTACCGGACCGCTTTTTACTAATAAAGATATAGAGCGCATTAGTAAACATTTAAAACTGAAGCCGCAACAGTTTATTGAGCAGTATTTGCGAATAGATGAGGATAAGGATTATGTGCTGCAACAAGTGCCCTGTACTTTTTTAGCTGCCGATAATTATTGCTTAATTTACGATGTGCGTCCAAAGGCCTGCCGTGAATTCCCTCATACCGATAGGAAGGATTTTCATAAGATCTCTAATATCACCATTAAAAATACAGCGATTTGCCCTGCTGCATATAATATCGTGGAGGAAATGAAAAGGCGTGTTAAGGCTTAGAATGCTTGTGTTTTATGTTATGGCTTTAAGTGTGTAGTTACTCTTCTGGATTGTTCTTTTACTGTTGCGCGTTAGGAGTTGCGCGTTTCACGATTTTATTAAATAATAATAAAATTTCTAAATTAGAGAATTACTTTTAATGCGAATAATATGAGCTCGAGTTACCGTGATCTTGATATTTATAATTCTTCCCTGAATTTATTCTTTAAAATTCATTCTCTAAGTTTAAAACTTCCAAAATATGAATTGTAAGAATTGGGGAGTCAGATAAGAAGATCTGCAGATTCTGTAGTTACAAATATTGTTGAAGGTTATGGATGAAAACGGTACAAAGCTGATTTCATTAGGTTCTTAACTTATTCTCACGCCAGTAATGATGAAACCATTTTACATTTTAATAAGTTGTTACACCTTTATCCTTCTATAATAGGACCTCATCAAGACCTAATTGAAGACTACGAAATTCTGGGAGCAAAAATTAATAAATTCATTCAATATGTAGAATTGAACTGGAAAAATTAATATTTCGAAACTCGTAACCCGAATCCCGCAACCCGAAACTCAGAACAACTAATAAATCAAGTAAGTCTCCCTCTTCCTCTCAAAACCTTCCAAACCTTGCTGCCAACTATCCCTTATTTCTTTAGCAGATAAACCTTTTTCTATTTGGGATTGTAATTTTTTGGTGCCGGCAAGTTTTGTGAAAAAGGCATTAAAAAATTCATCTTCATTATCGGTGTTTTGGTAGGCTTCAATGAGCCACTCTAAATTTATTTGCCCTACGCGATCTATTTCACTAAGATCCCGTCCATAACATTCTTTACCTAAATGTTTCGGATTTTTTGCTCCAGCTTTGGATTGGGGAGTATAAGTAAAATCGAAATAATCTTTATCTAAAAAAGGTGAGCCAAAAACCTGGAATTGTTTATCGGTTCCTCTACCTGCGTTTACATTGGTTCCTTCAAAGAAACATAAACTTGGGTATAAATTTATAGCCTGCGCATTAGGTAAATTTGGTGAAGGTTTTACCGGAAGATCATAAGTTTTGGAGTGATCGTAATTTTCCATTTCAATTACTTCCAAATCGCATTGAATGCCGTCTTTTAACCATTTTTCACCATTGATCATTTTGGCGTATTCCCCCATCGTTAATCCATGCACCGTGGGAATTGGATGCATCCCAACAAAACTTTTAAATTCAGTTTCCAAAATTGGGCCGTCTATATAATGCCCGTTTGGATTTGGCCGATCAAAAACAATAAGTTTTACATTATTTTCAGCACAGGCTTCCATTACATAATGTAGCGAAGAAATGTAGGTGTAAAATCTTGTTCCTACGTCTTGTAGATCAAAAATCAATACATCAAGATCTTCGAGTTGAGCTTCTTTTGGTTTTTTGTTATCGCCGTAAAGTGAAATTACCGGTAATCCGGTTTGTGCATCTTTACCATCTTTTACTGCTTCTCCCGCATCAGCCGTGCCACGAAATCCGTGTTCGGGAGCAAAGCCTTTTACCAGGTTTACATTTAATGCCAACAAAGAATCTACCACGTGGGTAAATTCTCCAGCTTCATTCTTCATAATAGAAGTCTGGTTTCCTACAAGGCCTACTTTTTTACCTTTAAGCATTGGTAGGTAAGCTTCAGTGCGATTGGCGGCGAGAATAATGTCTTCAACTTGCCTTTCTTCCTGATTATTTACTGCAATTTCTTCTGAAGATTGCGCTTTCTTATTTTGGTTTCCGCAGGAAAGAATACCTATAAAAGCGAATAAAAATGTACTTTTGAATAACCTTTTAAGCATCGTGATAATTTGAATTTCGAATTTTTTGTTGTTAAACGCCTAATAGGCGGTAAAAGCCATAAAAGTAGTATTTCTGCACCTATTATAAAAATAGCGATTGCAGCAATTGCGATTGGAGTGGTTATGATGTTGGTTT is a window of Salegentibacter salegens DNA encoding:
- a CDS encoding class I SAM-dependent methyltransferase — its product is MNQQTSVKDIFGKAISAYYHEKNTTDIQVHSPDFDDDVIPINYLFRNYPEMPPLEQKALQLATGRVLDVGCGAGSHSLYLQQEKKLEVTAIDTSKGAAEISRLRGIKDARNINFFELKDEKFDTILMLMNGSGIIGKLKNLDKFFKKAKELLNPGGKILLDSSDLSYLFDRDEDGGIWVDSEAAYYGELEFKVSYKGESSDYFDWLYIDFQTLKFAAETNNFSCKRIKEGEHYDYLAELQALKQ
- a CDS encoding YkgJ family cysteine cluster protein — protein: MEEILKNLPEKAKDKHKENKKFFAKLRKKPPKDLDRQMQEMHEEEFSRTNCLDCANCCKTTGPLFTNKDIERISKHLKLKPQQFIEQYLRIDEDKDYVLQQVPCTFLAADNYCLIYDVRPKACREFPHTDRKDFHKISNITIKNTAICPAAYNIVEEMKRRVKA
- a CDS encoding exo-beta-N-acetylmuramidase NamZ family protein, whose translation is MLKRLFKSTFLFAFIGILSCGNQNKKAQSSEEIAVNNQEERQVEDIILAANRTEAYLPMLKGKKVGLVGNQTSIMKNEAGEFTHVVDSLLALNVNLVKGFAPEHGFRGTADAGEAVKDGKDAQTGLPVISLYGDNKKPKEAQLEDLDVLIFDLQDVGTRFYTYISSLHYVMEACAENNVKLIVFDRPNPNGHYIDGPILETEFKSFVGMHPIPTVHGLTMGEYAKMINGEKWLKDGIQCDLEVIEMENYDHSKTYDLPVKPSPNLPNAQAINLYPSLCFFEGTNVNAGRGTDKQFQVFGSPFLDKDYFDFTYTPQSKAGAKNPKHLGKECYGRDLSEIDRVGQINLEWLIEAYQNTDNEDEFFNAFFTKLAGTKKLQSQIEKGLSAKEIRDSWQQGLEGFERKRETYLIY